The Maridesulfovibrio frigidus DSM 17176 genome contains the following window.
GTTGGCGAAGTTCATGGCCCCGTAAAAACACAGTTCGGTTACCACCTGCTGATCATCGATAGCCGCGAAGACTAAACAACTCTTCACCGCTATAATAAAGCCCCGACTAAGTAGGTATGCCCCCCCCATCAGGTGGACAAGGTAAGAAAGCCCCTCTAGGCTACTAACCTTAAACTTGATGGGGGAGGTAATCCCCCATCAAATTGAAGGTTCTGAAAAGTAGGATTTTCTCGTACCCTAAACGCAGGATATTTTACATGGAGCTCTCACAACAAGCGATCTACTTCTAGATATATGGGTAAGGATTGAACTGTAACTACAAAATTGGGGAGACATAACAATTACGTTCTAAAATTTATCATATTTTTTAAAACGCCTATTTATGAAAGCAAATACAGGAATGAATGCAATAAGCATCCACTCTAGACCCAAACTAGCGGCAGGATTCATAACGCAACCAGTAGAAGAACCTTCACTTACGGGATTTGATGGTGTTGGCGGTGTTGGCAGAACAGTGTAAGAACCAAGCACAACAGGGTCTTCAATGATACCGGGATTTGATATCGCAGCATCGTATGGTCCCTCATCCTTAATACTAAAATTTACAGTATAAGCTTTATTGACCACTAAAGAGTCACTAGCTTGCATAACAGCACCAGCGGGATTAACTATCCAGTAATCTCCGTCTGTCTTACCTGCTGGTTTTGAGTAAGTGATGTTATAACTAACATTGGCCTTATCTCCCGGATATAACTTAGTAAGAACTAAGTCTTTCACAGCCATTTTTTCTGTAGGAATTACAGAAAAGGCAAAGTTGTGTATACTACCAGTAACTATTTTTCCAGGAGCTGTTTTAAAGATCTGCGGAGCGGATATAAGAACAGCGTCAACTGGAGTTTTATAGGTTTCAGCCAGCGATTTAGCGGTTGCGCTGGGATCAGAACTGGCCGATTCAAGAAGTCCTTCGACCTCGCCCACGCCTCCGTCAACGTCTGAATCTGTGCCACCGTCAGCAAAGAAAGTTACTGACACGAAGCCTTCATGTCCTCCAGCCACGGCAAAATTTTTATCAAGAGAACTAGTGATAGCTTTTATGTCGGAATTGGTATCGGTTCCGGCAAGCAAAGAAGTCCATGCGTTTGCAGTAATGGCTGCCTGATAAACCCTGCCATTTGTTGCTCCTACTAAAAGGGTATCCTCTGTACCTGAAGCACATAAAGGTGCTTCAGGTACAGATTTAAGCATAGTACACTTGGTACCATCATATTCAAAGACGGCTTTAGGGTTACTGCAAGTAATAATAATTCTTGTGGGACTAAGCACAGTGATAGAAGTGAACTTGCTAATAGCTTCTTGATCTGGAAGAATATCTATCAACTTTAAATTCCACTTATCACCTTCACCTGATTGCTTCAGCACTTGTAATTGAATATTTGTATACTCATTAGCACTAACCCCCTCAGGGCTATCAGCTGTAGTCTCTTCCCCATCAAAAGATATAGAATTCCCATCTTCATCAATTTCAGTCATCGACACATATTCGCTCACTTTATCAGAGTCATCAGATTTAATGGTATATATAGTGTTTCCATCAGCGGAGATAGCAAGGCACTTAGTATTTGATACAGTCACCATTTCACCATCTGAATATTTCTGATTAACTGCTGAAGACCCGTCTCCGGTGATAGCCTGTAGCATGTTAGTCTTACTATCAATAGCGTATACCCCTTTTGTACGAGGCATAGCGGCTATCTGCGTGTATATATTATTTTCATCAGTATTGCTTGTGTCATATTTTATAATTTCACCTGACGAACTCCTTATGCCTATTGTTCCATTATGCAGGATAAAAACATTTTCACCCGAGCCTACTATCTGTAAAATATCAGCGTCAGCTTTATTTTTATCGATGCTCTCAGAAATAACAATTTGGTTACCCCATGTGATGCCGGTTCCTTTTGCATCCACTATTCCCTTACGGAGCAAGCCTTTTTCTCCACCAGCATACACACTTCCATCAGTATCAGTATAAAGAGCATTTATATCTTGAAGTTTTTTTTGGTAACCTATTTTGGTGAAATGTCTGGATTCGGTTCGATATATATAATTCTTAGTTTCACCATCTTCTGTTGCTTTGCCTGTGACCATGGCGCAATTGTCTTGGCAAGAGATTGCCAGAGGATTTTGAGGCGCGCTGTAACAGCTATCTGGTACCCCCACAAGGTTTCTCCATGTTCCAGCAGTAGGATTTTCAGGCGTAGCTCCAGAATAATTCCAAACATGAGGAGAGGTACAGCCATCAATTACAAATAGGTTATTAATTTCTCCAGTTATCCAATTTACATTATTTGTCATGGTATGGCTCATGGTCGTTTCGTGAGAACCAAACCCAATATCAATCGGAACCATTTTATCCTTGATATTAGCAGGATTTTTACCGACCATACCTATGTCATTAATATATTTAATAGGTCCGCCATTAGAAATTATGAATAAGCCCTTGTATGATCCATAAAGTCTGGGAGAATTAGGAATGGCACTCTGTTCTAAACTTATTAACCGGCAACCACTCTCTTTTTTTGGATTTATTTCAATAACATAATTGCCGTCATATTTCACATCCCTAGCTACAACAAATAGCGACCTGTCTTCCGTTGCTTCATCGTTAGCTCTACTACCTGTCAAAGTATAAAGTCCGTTCTCTGTTGCAGCCATGCTGGAATAAGGGGCACTAGTTCCTACAGGCTTAGTGGATCCCCACTCAGAGCTTGTGCTCATTATGTCACCTTCAGAACCTAATAAAAAACTACGCCATGTAGGTCTCGCGGCTATATCTGCATATATATCCGCAGCAACCCATGCCGAGATGAGGATTTTCCACTGCTTATTTTTAGAATAAAATCGTATACTTGTTTTCTCAACATCATCAGTTGTTAGGGTAGAGTAATTAGAATTCAGCAAACGCTGTTTGGGTTTTTTTGTAATCTCGACATGTTTTCTGTACTTTTTCCAAGTATCTCCGTTATCCCAGCTATAGTATGGATGATAGTCGGCTCCGATAAGGTAGTATCTCCCTTTTTCACTATTATCCCCCAACAGGGTTGAACTAGCTTCACTGCAACCTGCAATACGTTCCCAATAACTAATGTTAGATTCTAAGAATGTGCCATATTCACCCACAGCAATAACTGTCGGGCCACCTCCCCCAACAACGGCAAGCAAATTTGCTGTACTCGTGGAACTGAGACTATGATTGATTGTGCCAACGACACTTCCCAATTCATAAATAGCTCCCGCCCTACCCACGGCGTATCCGACAGCATCTTCAAAATTATAAGTTACAGCTGTAAAAGAGGCAGAGTTTGTGCCGGTGAATAGTGTAGCTGTCTCGGCACCATCATCACTAAAAACAGCCTGTCCTTCATTACCGACAGCAAGAATAGAGTCCGTGCTATGACCGGTCGGTCTTCCACAAACTAAACCTGTGATGTCGGTGATATTAGGTATTTTCTTAGCAAGAATGGTGAGGGCGGCATGTTCGCTGGTGACGCTTTCCAAATCGATAGTTGCACAGTTGGTTTTTGCAGTAGTTTCATCACTATCGGGATCAAATTCATTACCGCCGATATACAATTTTTTATCCCCGCAACCAATGCTGGTGGGGGTAAAATCAGTGAGGCTGGAGGAATCAGAAGTAAAACTCACTTCTGAAACAGTGTATTCTAAAAGTTTATTTTCTAAGATAGAGATATAAAAAAGTTTTGCTTTGTTTGTGAGTATATATAGTCGCCTAGGTATATTAATACTTTTAGCGGTCGTAAACGAAGGAGTGGCGAGCACATCAATCACGTTCTCATCATCTGCAAGATCAATGTGAGAATCTACAGTTTTATCTCCAATGAGAGAGATCTTAGTAAATGTCCCTGAAACGGCAGCATCAGAAGACATATAGCCATCAACAGTGACAGCATGAAATGCATTGTAATCAGTGCCAGTCGGATTAGTCACAACATCCACAGCAGCATAGTCAGCCCCCACGGGGGATGCTACAATCTCGAACGAGCTATCTTCTGCAGCTAGGTTCTTATTGAAATATATCTTTCCTTCTGTTCCAACAACTACGGCTTTAACGCTTGAAATAGCAGCCGCTGTAAGCTTCACACGCTCCGTTACAGGAGAAGCCTGATTCCAACTGGCAAAAACGTTTACAGCTAAAAAGGTAAATATAACGCTTAGCAAGACCACTTTAGAAAATTTTTCCATAATCCCTATTAACCTTTATAACTAAATATGACTTCCATACCGTTAAACCGCTATCGTGATATTTACAGGAAAAGACAAAGATCAAAGTTACAAATTGGGGACCATAGGTGAAATAATTGAAAAAGGACCAGAAACAATATTGTTTCTGGTCCTGCATACTCTATTTATTTTTAATTTCTATACACTATTTATTGGAGCTGGTATCAAATATACCGATTTGGTTCCCTAAACGAACCTTAATCGCATCGGAGCTATATTTTCCAGGTTCAAAAACCAAAATGACCAGAGACCCTCCATAAAGGAAATGTCCTAATTCATCACCGCGTTTGATCGTAACCGGACCGTCCGCATTGAGAAACTTGTCTTCGAACACAACTGACCCAACAGTGCTGAGCCCTACCGGAATAACTCCAACCAGACCGTACTTTCCGGTATCGATGATAAAATAACCACGCGCATAGCTTTCAAAAGCACCGAAACTTGCTCCGGGAGCCCCTACATTGCCATCAGCTGGAGCGAATTTAACAAACTCTTCCATACCAACCAATGCGCCATCTACAAGGCGGGTTTCAATAACCGAACCGCCGACTGGAGCATGGTAATAATGGTAAGTATTAGGCATCAGAACACAAGACAGAGCCGTGCCACCTACAAACTTCTTCCAATACTGTGATCCTTCCAACAGCTCTTTAATATTCAGTTCCTGAGTACCTTTGGTCCTAAACTTAGTGGTTCCATCTACAATTTTTGCAGGAATGGAATTCACAGTGGCATCAGTCGGTGAAGAAATTATATAATCCCGGTCCGGCATAGTCTGCGGACGGACCTCATTGATATCTTTAAACTTACGAGAAAAAAAGTCATTGTAAGATTTAAACCCGCCATCAGCGGCTGTAGGATCAGGCAGGACATATTCTTCTTTTTCAATGCGGGGATCAGCAAGCCATTCGGCTACTTTTTTTGTTGACCCCCTACTTGATAGAAATTCACCGCGTTCAGTCGCAAAACGGTTAAAGATCTCAACTCCCGGAGAAGTTTGGAAAGCCACCCGCCCAAATGGATTTTTATACGCAAACAAATCCATCTGTTCGATATATTTAAGTGCGTTATCCTCACTACCTTTTACTTCCGGTAGAAATGAACTCCACTCTACAAAAAATGTAATCAGGTCAGCAAAAGATTTTCCGATCCAAGGATTTCCGCCTTTCCTGTATCCTTCCGGAACGGGCTGCATATTTTTGAATGCTTCATCAATATGCACCTTAAAGACCTTATCATTATTGTACGCATCAATTAGATTTGTAATCGAACCTTTACATGGACAATCGTCAGGAATGGACATTTTTGCGGCTGCAGTAGATATTGTTGAAGTGGAAAGTAAAACCATAAATAAAAAGACTGATGTAAGTATACGGAAACTGTTTTTCATAGCTCACGCCCTCAGGATAAAAGTTGAATTCAGCCTTAATAAGGCAAAAGTACACTACGGAAGGGATTGCAGTTATCACAACAGGACATACAATAATAGACATTTTTACCAGCTAGGCCCAGTTTCTTTCTCTTACATTTATTTATCTGGCGGCACTATCTTTCCTTCAACACACCACCTTTTATTTAATTTTCTCTCCGAGAAAAAAACTACAATCAAACATCGTTAACGCTTAAACTTACGGCACAAAAAGTATGATTCCTAATCAATACGACATACCTTCAAGCTATATAATTCCTGATGCTGCCGAAGTAACAGCCAGCCTTGCGGAAAACGATAGGCTGCAACAGATAATTGATGGTACACGCCCTCTAGAAGGTGATTTGTGGGGATATAATCTAGTTTAAGATAAAAGCGGACTGGACATATAATATAAACGCCATTGAAGGTAGTACGCTCACCCCGAGTGAAACACTTTTCTTCCTGCGTGAGGGATTGACTGTAAAAGGTAAGCCACTCAAAGACTTTCTTGATGCGCGTAACCACTCAGAAGCAATTGATGCACTTAAAGATACCATCAAAGATGAAAGGCCGCTTACGGTCGGACTGATGAAAGAAATTAATGCCCTGATTTTAAATGGAGTGAACTACACGGCGGCCCAAACTCCAGAAGGTAAACAGATCAAAAAAGAAGCCCTTGCCGAGCAATACAAAGTTCATCCAAACCATGTTTTAACTCCAAATGGTGAGATTCATACCTATGTTGAACCGGAACAAGTTTCCTCAGAAATGGATTTCCTCTTTGACTGGATCACTGACCAAGACCAAAAGCAGACACACCCGCTAATTACGGCTTCAATCGCTCATTATAATTTCGTACGCATCCACCCTTTTGAAGATGGCAACGGACGCGGTGCAAGGCTTCTGATGAACCTAATCCTTATGAAAAAAGGCTATCTTCCTGCTGTTATCAACAATGAAAACCGACAGGAATACATCGAAGGCTTACAAGAAGCCGATAAAGGCGAGCTAGGGCAATTTTGTATTTTAGTTTCTCAGTCTTTGCAAGATACACAAGAATCAATTGTCAAGATTCTGAAAGAAAACGCCAAATAAATTAGCACAGCCGCTAACCATCAGATACAAAATATGCCCAAATCACTACAAATTAGAAATAGCACCGCAGAATTCCTGATCTTCACCGCACAGGCTGGAGAAGGCAGCATTGAAGTACGCTTTGAAGAGGAGTCTATCTGGCTCAGTCAAAAGCTTATGGCTCAGCTGTTTGATGTGGATGTACGCACTATCAGCGAACACTTGAAAAACATCTTTAAAAGTCAGGAATTAGAAGAAGATTCAGTTATCCGGAAATTCCGGAATACTGCTTCTGATGGCAAGAGCTACAACACAAATTTCTATAACCTCGATGCCATCATTTCGGTCGGCTATCGGGTTAATTCTGTCCGCGCCAACCATTTTAGACAATGGGCTACGCAGGTTTTGCGTGAGTTTGCTATCAAAGGCTATGTGCTGGATAACAAACGGCTGGAGAATGGCAGCTACTTGGGTGAAGACTATTTTGACCGTTTGCTCGAAGAGATGCGGGACATACGGCTTAGTGAGCGCAGATTTTACCAGAAGATTACCGATATTTACACAACCTGCGTTGATTACAATAAGGACTCCCCTACCACTAAGGTGTTTTTTGCCAAGGTTCAGAACAAGCTCCATTTTGCCATTCACGGCCATACATCCGCTGAGTTGGTAATATAACGGGCTGACAGCGACGAAAAGCATATGGGCTGACCTCATGGGCCAAGAGTCCAGACGGTAAGGTTATTAAAAGTGATGTTGCGGTCGCCAAGAATTACCTGAACAAAGAAGAAATGGACGGCGTTGCCCGTATCGTAAATCTATATTTGGAACTTGCTGAATCCAGAGCCAAGCGCAATATCCCCATGACAATGGAAGACTGGGCCAAACGCTTAGACCTATTCCTAGACTTCGAAGATCGGGATATTCTGCAAGGCAGTGGTAAAGTAACCGCGCTAGATGCCAAGCTTCACGCTGAATCATAATTTGAGAAATACCGTATTGTTCAGGATAGACTTTTTGTATCCGATTTTGATCGGTTGGTGGGTGATGTTTATAAAGATAAACGATAACTGGTACTATGCCCTCCTCCAACATTTTGCCAACATTCTGCTCAAGAATTCCACGCTCTTTTAGATCTTTGATACCTCGAAGGGCCGCATCTGTGGAACACTTTGCCAGCTTGGCGTATATACACTGTTCTTTGCCCATTCTCATTATATCTCAACATTCTCTGAAGAACCTATCTGAATCAAAGAAAATTGGCAGAATAACTAAGGTGAGGAATATTTACTTGTTTTGATTACGGAATAAACCAAAGAAAGTGCTAACAGCCCGATTGATCTTGTCAAATTTCATAGAAACTTACTGCCTGAATTGATGTTGACCTAATTGTTTAAGCAACCACTGACCTGCTTTTCCAAATTTTTTATTTGTGTTCCTGATTAGATAAAGAGGTGAAGCATGCTCTCTCAACTCAAGTTCCAATGACAACGGTACAATTCCCCTGTCAGACATCAGATTCTTAGACATGCATGTTGGAAAAAAAGCCCATCCCATTCCGTTTTGCACCAGAGAGGCACAGGTGCTGTAGCTGTCCACAAGCCAGTTTTTTGGGCTAAAGTGAGTTACTTCAGTGTCTTTATTTTCTCCTCTGCTAGTAACAACAAGCTGTCGTTCTGCTGCAAGGTCGTTAACAGTAACGTCTTCTTTTTGGGCTATCGGATGGCTAGCCGAAGCTGCAGCCTGAAACGGAACATATGAAAGCAGTCGATATGTTTCGGTGTGTTGGGGGATTCCGACACTGATTAAAAGGCCTATATCAGCATCTCCTGCAGCCACGTATCTCTCCACGTCGTTGAATACTCCCGATTGTAAATCCAGCTCTGTAAATGGAAATTTTCTTTCAAATTCAATTAGAACAGTTTCGATAAATCCAGAGTACAGAGCCTCATCCAACGCAAGACGGATATGAGTGTCCTCCTGAGCACAAAATGATATCGCTCGATCCTTTAGTCGTTCCCCACTTTTGAGAACTCCTTTGGCCTCCAGTAAAAGAGCTTTTCCCTCATCTGTCAGCTTAAGATATTTGCGACTGCGATCAAAAAGTTGCACTCCAAGGTCTATTTCAAGATTAGAAACTGCTGTACTGACCCCGGACTGAGCCTTGCTCAGTAGGCGACCCGCAGCAGAAAAGGAACCTGTCTCCGCTGCTGTAATGAAACATTGGAGATGCATAAAATTAAATGAAATCAAAACTTATCCCCATTTATTATATTTTTTTTATTGTTACTAACTTAACGTAATAAGGAGTCTTAGTCTATCACCTATCTGCTTATAAGATAGATTCTAGTTTGGTTTTGTATGGTAAGAGAGATACGTTGATCGTGTTTCGAGGTTCTAGAAATAAATTTATCTCAATTAAAATAAAACTAAAATGGAACTAAAAATATGAACTTGATGGAATGGCACACACAAGATGAAAGCATGAAATGGCCGGATCTTATCGATCTGGCTCCTGAGAGCGTGGGTATAGATCTCAAAGCGGTTCGTATGTATCGCTTAGCTCGAGTAAGAGAGCAGATGAAGAAGTACAATTTGAATGTTCTTATTTTATCTGATGCAGTTAATATCCGCTACGCCACAGGAGCTCGGAACATGCAGGTGTTTTGCTCTCGTAATTCACCTTCACGTTATTTGGTTCTTACTAAAGATCGAAGTATCCTCTTTGAATTCACTGGATGTTTACACCTACCTGACGGCCTTGAAACAATAGATGAAGTTCGACCTTCCGAAACTGCAAGTTTTGTCGCAGCCGGACCAGCGATAAAAGAGCGTGAGGTTGAATGGACCAGAAAAATGATATCGCTCATGAATGAGTTGGTCGGTTCTGATATTCGAGTCGGCATTGAAAGAATGAATGCCGGAGTTGCCATCGAATTGGCAAAACAGGGTATTCCGGTTGCGGATGCACAGGAACCTGTTGAAATGGCTCGTTGCATCAAATCCAATGAAGAAATCAAATGTATGATTGCATCTCTTCAGGCGACAGAGCAGGCCACAGGGAA
Protein-coding sequences here:
- a CDS encoding phosphatidylserine decarboxylase — encoded protein: MKNSFRILTSVFLFMVLLSTSTISTAAAKMSIPDDCPCKGSITNLIDAYNNDKVFKVHIDEAFKNMQPVPEGYRKGGNPWIGKSFADLITFFVEWSSFLPEVKGSEDNALKYIEQMDLFAYKNPFGRVAFQTSPGVEIFNRFATERGEFLSSRGSTKKVAEWLADPRIEKEEYVLPDPTAADGGFKSYNDFFSRKFKDINEVRPQTMPDRDYIISSPTDATVNSIPAKIVDGTTKFRTKGTQELNIKELLEGSQYWKKFVGGTALSCVLMPNTYHYYHAPVGGSVIETRLVDGALVGMEEFVKFAPADGNVGAPGASFGAFESYARGYFIIDTGKYGLVGVIPVGLSTVGSVVFEDKFLNADGPVTIKRGDELGHFLYGGSLVILVFEPGKYSSDAIKVRLGNQIGIFDTSSNK
- a CDS encoding LysR family transcriptional regulator; this translates as MISFNFMHLQCFITAAETGSFSAAGRLLSKAQSGVSTAVSNLEIDLGVQLFDRSRKYLKLTDEGKALLLEAKGVLKSGERLKDRAISFCAQEDTHIRLALDEALYSGFIETVLIEFERKFPFTELDLQSGVFNDVERYVAAGDADIGLLISVGIPQHTETYRLLSYVPFQAAASASHPIAQKEDVTVNDLAAERQLVVTSRGENKDTEVTHFSPKNWLVDSYSTCASLVQNGMGWAFFPTCMSKNLMSDRGIVPLSLELELREHASPLYLIRNTNKKFGKAGQWLLKQLGQHQFRQ
- the rhuM gene encoding RhuM family protein yields the protein MKSDVAVAKNYLNKEEMDGVARIVNLYLELAESRAKRNIPMTMEDWAKRLDLFLDFEDRDILQGSGKVTALDAKLHAES
- a CDS encoding Fic family protein, which gives rise to MTVKGKPLKDFLDARNHSEAIDALKDTIKDERPLTVGLMKEINALILNGVNYTAAQTPEGKQIKKEALAEQYKVHPNHVLTPNGEIHTYVEPEQVSSEMDFLFDWITDQDQKQTHPLITASIAHYNFVRIHPFEDGNGRGARLLMNLILMKKGYLPAVINNENRQEYIEGLQEADKGELGQFCILVSQSLQDTQESIVKILKENAK
- the rhuM gene encoding RhuM family protein, whose amino-acid sequence is MPKSLQIRNSTAEFLIFTAQAGEGSIEVRFEEESIWLSQKLMAQLFDVDVRTISEHLKNIFKSQELEEDSVIRKFRNTASDGKSYNTNFYNLDAIISVGYRVNSVRANHFRQWATQVLREFAIKGYVLDNKRLENGSYLGEDYFDRLLEEMRDIRLSERRFYQKITDIYTTCVDYNKDSPTTKVFFAKVQNKLHFAIHGHTSAELVI